One window of Trinickia caryophylli genomic DNA carries:
- the iscA gene encoding iron-sulfur cluster assembly protein IscA — MAITLTDKAAQQVQKYLTRRGKGIGLRLGVRTTGCSGLAYKLEYVDELEPEDQVFETHGVKVIVDPKSLAYIDGTELDFAREGLNEGFKFNNPNVKDECGCGESFRV; from the coding sequence ATGGCAATCACACTGACCGACAAGGCCGCTCAGCAGGTCCAGAAGTATTTGACGCGCCGCGGCAAAGGTATCGGCCTGCGCCTCGGGGTGCGTACGACCGGCTGTTCGGGGCTTGCGTACAAACTCGAGTATGTCGACGAACTGGAGCCCGAGGATCAGGTCTTCGAGACTCATGGCGTCAAGGTCATCGTCGACCCGAAGAGCCTTGCCTATATCGACGGCACGGAGCTCGACTTCGCGCGCGAAGGGCTGAACGAGGGTTTCAAGTTCAACAACCCCAACGTCAAGGACGAGTGCGGCTGCGGCGAGTCGTTTCGCGTTTGA
- the iscU gene encoding Fe-S cluster assembly scaffold IscU, producing the protein MSYSSKVLDHYENPRNVGSFAKDDDAVGTGMVGAPACGDVMKLQIRVGADGVIEDAKFKTYGCGSAIASSSLVTEWVKGKTLDEALSIKNTHIAEELALPPVKIHCSILAEDAIKAAVADYKQRHGAGDEAADEAKQQAA; encoded by the coding sequence ATGTCTTACAGCAGCAAAGTGTTGGACCACTACGAAAACCCGCGCAACGTCGGCTCGTTCGCGAAGGACGACGATGCGGTGGGCACCGGCATGGTGGGCGCGCCCGCCTGCGGCGACGTGATGAAGCTGCAAATTCGCGTCGGCGCGGACGGCGTGATCGAGGACGCCAAGTTCAAGACCTACGGTTGCGGCTCGGCCATCGCTTCGAGTTCGCTCGTCACCGAGTGGGTCAAGGGCAAGACGCTCGACGAAGCGCTCTCGATCAAGAACACGCACATCGCCGAAGAGCTGGCGCTGCCACCGGTGAAGATCCACTGCTCGATTCTCGCTGAAGACGCAATCAAGGCTGCGGTGGCCGACTACAAGCAACGCCACGGCGCTGGCGACGAAGCCGCGGACGAAGCGAAACAGCAAGCCGCTTGA
- the hscB gene encoding Fe-S protein assembly co-chaperone HscB, whose amino-acid sequence MASIQQSHFDLFHLPVQFALDAQALDTAYRTVQAQVHPDRFAAAGDAQKRVAMQWAARANEAYATLRDPLKRATYLLSLRGVDVGVENNTAMEPAFLMQQMEWRERVEDAAGARNVAELEALLSELRDEERVRFERLGSLLASGADQAAAEAVRQLMFIARVAAEIGVQIERLEH is encoded by the coding sequence ATGGCCTCGATCCAGCAAAGCCACTTCGACTTGTTCCACCTGCCGGTGCAGTTCGCACTCGATGCTCAGGCGCTCGACACCGCCTACCGCACGGTCCAGGCGCAGGTTCATCCCGACCGCTTCGCCGCGGCAGGCGACGCGCAAAAGCGCGTAGCGATGCAGTGGGCCGCGCGGGCCAATGAGGCCTATGCGACGCTGCGCGACCCACTCAAACGGGCGACGTATCTGCTCTCGCTGCGCGGCGTCGACGTGGGCGTCGAGAACAATACGGCCATGGAGCCGGCCTTCCTCATGCAGCAGATGGAATGGCGCGAGCGCGTGGAAGATGCGGCCGGCGCACGGAACGTGGCCGAATTGGAGGCCCTGCTGTCGGAGCTGCGCGACGAAGAGCGCGTGCGCTTCGAGCGGCTTGGCAGCCTGCTCGCCTCGGGCGCCGATCAGGCTGCCGCCGAAGCCGTGCGGCAACTGATGTTCATCGCGCGCGTGGCGGCCGAGATCGGGGTTCAGATCGAGAGGCTCGAGCATTGA